Genomic DNA from Perca fluviatilis chromosome 12, GENO_Pfluv_1.0, whole genome shotgun sequence:
TACTACTGCAAATTAGTTGTGTATGAGTAGAAATGGTAAGAGACAGGGTTTATCTTGTTATACTTGGTTTTAAATTGCAGggttttgttcattttgttgCTTTACCTGTAGTAACCCTGCTTATCTTTGGAGTACATCAACTTGTCAATACACGGCCGCTCATCAACTTTTTCCTCCCATTTCCCATCAGTCCATCCCTCGGCGTAGTTTTGCAGTACCAGAACCTGGTCAATGAAGGGGCCTCCATTCTCTAGATCCAAGGGacaaacaaaactgagcaatCTATTTTAACAACTGATTAAAAAGCGGTGAATATGCATTGTGAAATAGAACCGTTGATGTAGTATAGAATAAAATgcttaaaaatatgtattttttctcaatgtatatataaacaatatacaGATAATGAGGTGTCAGTAGGTTCTTATGCCAGACGACAAATGAAAACCTTTCAGAATATCTAACTAGTCTGGATCACCAAAATGAAAAGCTCACCAGCAATGAACTCCTCATACTCAATGACAGGAACATTGGCCTGCAGGCTATTGAGACTGAAGAACTCTCCCCACGGGATGCGAATCTGGTGGATGTTGGAGCTCTGCCAGTGGTAGAGGCGACCCCATGGGGGCAGCACCAATACCCAGTCATCCCCCTCCTTTCTCAAAGTCTTCACCAGGGAGGCCATGCGGATATAGACATCTCTCCGCAGATTGAAACCCTCCGGGGGGTTCACGTCATACAAAAGGTACCTGAGATGACAAGAAAGGACATGAGGCATCAAGCCCTTTGGTCAGTGAACACAAGGGTAAAGGCTAACTGTCTACATCAAACCTACCACATTCAGCAGTAAGGCAGCCTtgatcaaatttaaaaatggCAAGTATCATCTATATTTGTCAAAACAAAGCTGATACCTTTCAAAATATGTACCTTTACAAATTGTTTATTCTACCTTCATAAGTTAAAGCATTTTAGAAATATATTCCTTCTATAAAtggtttaaatatatacattatgtgGTTTAAGTAATCTAGCCTTTAACTATCCAGACAGTTGACATCCTGTGCCAACATTTAAGAGGTGGTTTGTTGACGTAAGTGGATGATGGCAACTGTCCAACAGGAAATAGTCATACAGGAGCTTCACAAAAAAGATCCCACAAACAAAATAGTGCCATGCCGTAATATACAGAGGTCAAATGAGAGAGTCAATCATCAGCAAGCATTACACCAATAGTTAAATAATGTTGTAAATGATCAACATGATGTACTGTGGTCATGTTTTATTATTGGTTAAGTGGTCCCATTTGCTGCTGTTGTTTCATTTTTGTCACAAGCCAAGGGCACAATGGCAATGCACCATTATTCCAGTTGTAAActaagaatgaaaaaaaaatgcataatgCAAATTctagatataaatgtaacatGTTGGTAATACACGTTTATGACATTGAGAGCACCATCCTACCCATTTGTTGTGGGGACAGTACTGCAAGCTTATTATGCACAGAGCGATCATGCTGCAAACAAATGCCCATGCACAGGTAAAACTACCTGTAGTCTAATTCCTACCAGCTAACATCAACAAACCTCAAAATCCGAGATAGTGATCGGACATAATTTCGTAACACATGTACATAACATCCCCAAACAAACGCTAAATTATTTTAGAAATCTGAACACGAATTTGGTGGTCCATTATTTCTTAAGAACTACTATATTCAGTCTTGTCAAATTAATCCACCCTCATAACGTTAAGTTAATGTGCTGACCAGATGAGCCCCAATACGTCTCTCGACCTGTAAAGggtgaaaaataaaagattCAGGTGCTGTTTGATGAACCATTTATACACCGAAGTCCGCTATATATTAATAGTGTTTCGAAAATTGTATTAAGGGATTGGTCTACAAATAGTGTATGGTTCTAATGCGCAAACAGACATTAAAGTGGCTGCTTTCTGAATTGAGTCAGGTTACACCTTTACCGTACCTTTTAGACTGCAGGGCTCAACACAAGCGGTCAATTCTGGCAAACAGGATATAAATACAGCCTTAAAAGGGCACGAGTGTAACCTGAAAATGTAGTTACCGTACAAATAACAACGACAATTACAGTTGAACAAAAATGGATAACTGTAACGAATCCTATGTTAGcacagagtagctaacgttagctagctaacagtaacTTAACATGTCAGGAATCTCACCGTAGATCCTTAGCGGCAGCGATAGGTAAAGTAGCCGTGTGGCTCGCACTGAACACATTGTCGGCGTTTACTgtttgtattgctgcaaaaacgacgaaaacagacaaagaaaatgCGATAAACGAATAGATTGAAGCAATAAATACCACTGGTACATGCACTGCTCTGTGCGCCATATTTCCTCAGAGCCACGCACTTCCGGAAGGGTAAAAAGCGTCCCTACAGTTGCTGAGCAACCAGTAGTGATATGCATTAATAATCAAGTGCCAAAAGTATCTTTTGCATAGATAGTTTTATACACATAGTGTTCAGTGACTAACTTTACAGATCTgtttgaacattttaaacaatttcaATAAATGTGAAatcttaaatgtaaatgtaagaaATTTAATACCATATGAGAACTAACAAACCCAGCTAGATTTTCGCTTGAGTTTATCTGCCTCTGCCACAAGGATCTAGCCCGGTCCTATCAGACtgtcgtacatttcatttgtacagaagGGAAGCCAGGCTAACAAGGATCCATAGCCTATACAAAATACTTGAACATGaatgaattaaaatgaaaacataagtTGAAAGAGGTTACTATTATAATCgtaaaaggctttttttttcacagaggACATTAAGAGATGGgctaaagcaggggtcttcaactgAGAGcgagagacggatcagggacctcctactacatatactgtataaaattaagttgcatattaaactgggcctacaataacatgtgggTGGACTAAAGACTTTATATATAGGCTACCTTTTTACTGCAAAGAATAcaaagttattaaaataaaaaaactgctgattttataaataatgttttattgttaaatgtggcacagtaacgttataataataatgtaatctTTAGgaataactgtatctgtggatgactaccttacctataggctaGTAAGCCTATCATTTTATTTACTTAATTAACAATAAGTTGgtggtaaaaagaaaatataataacCAATATGCCATCTAACAGCCGACGCCAACATTCAAGACATGGAATACATTAGATAAACAACAGATAAATGGTGAATGGTAAATGTGATTTTGGAGAATGAAAAAAGATATTTAGTTACTTCCATGAGGAAGACACCTTTATCTGCAGTGATGAGTTCCTGCACCTCCCTTGAATTCATGCCCAGAGGCTTTTTAATTAGCACATTCTATTTGGACCTCATGAAGAGCGTGCCATGGGTGGTAAGAAGGATGGCGTTCACTTATTCAAGTAGGAAATGTGTATCAATTTAGAGCAAAACAATATGCCATATATGCTGACAGAAGAATGTCTGTATCTTTTGCAAACTCACCATATGCTTCAGGGATGTTGTGCTTCAGCAAGCCACAGGTCCCTCGCTGTGACAGCCATTATCTGAGGATGAACACAAAGTTATAGTAAGGCAGCATTCACcaaaattcaaataaaaaggaCAATGTGAGCAATAATCTGTCGATTAATGAACAGGAGAAAccataatttaacaaataagtCAACCTTAAAAGATAATTTCGCTTATTACCACATAGCTACATTTAtgagggtgttgggggaaaGAAATCGAAAATCGTATGTAGACTATTgtgatttatttgtatttattttttactaataattcacctaaatattttctgtttatggtACCGCTGACGACAACTTCATAATCCaattccagcaaaacagaccaaAAATAGATAATGCAGAAAATACATGCTATGTAGGcctacttctttacaaatgaaataaatgtcagactgatgTGATGTGTACGGAGCCCCTaaggcacatgtgtcaaactcaaggcccgtgggccaaacccagcccctcgcagattttgatccggcccgcaaatcaatttaggttcacaataaattttggcgtGCCTAGTTGTgtgccaaaccaaaaagacgggaaactgttttcaaagtgtaattttctgatactcaaagcagaatttggcagatttgctgactttgagatgtttgaaatgttttcatattcaggctgtgaaacaggtttttgttagtcagctgtgtggtagcatgcttttaaaaatgttatcattgttttgcttggtTTGCCaaactctatgatggctaagttactttttggGGGATTTATGTCAAcaaaactgtaagtgagaagactatatgggacttgcaataatacagtcaaagatatttgactttttttcaaaataatagcaTGCCAATAaactcagtctctctctctctcccttgatgtgattcttattttccagtgtggcccttagtgaagttaagtttgacacccctgccctTAGGGGACATgagtaaaagaaaatctaaagtttagtttcatgtgctcacgTGAAACACGTGAAAAGGTTTTGCATGCGCACATGAAAGTTTCGtgtgagcacatgaaactaaacttttttttttttgctcatgtcCCGTTAGGGGCTCCTAGatgtgcattttttttagaaaacaattcgtTTTTAGAAacgtctcatgatatattgtctctggAAGTGAAtaattcaacttttgtttttgttaaagaaggaaaagaaaatcgcaatatcCTACTTCTAGAAtagcaataaatgaaaatcgcaatacaaatcgaatcggcACCCACGTATCTTGAAAGAATAGATCGAGACAAACGCATCCCAGCCCAAACATTAACGGACACATTTCTGTAGGCTTCTTGCTTATTGATGCTTATAAAAGTTACTAGGTGTGGTGTTACCATGGTTTATTGCACTTGTGGGAATTAGATGGAAATAGACACATTTCTTATTCCTTGAATGGGACGTGTTATGTAGAAGACAGAAGTGTGCAGCGGTTATAGTCTATGGGTTAAAGCCAGACCTCTCTGTCTGTTACGTTTTGGTTTCTGCACTCGTAACAAAAGTCAGCCAAGCCTCTGCAACCTGTAAAGTAtgtcgagataactcttgttatgatttgatactataaataaaattgaattgagtttaattgaattgaacctCAACAACCTCCACTAGGGGACGCCTTCACATTCCAATAGCCTAAATGGAGTTTCCGCAGTATCTCGTTATCTAGataaggctgatttatgcttaAGGCCTGTATACCATACATGCATTATGCATCAAATTTCAGACTGCTTTAGCTTGATAACTTACCAATAACCAAAGTTGGGACCAaatgttttatacagtctatagactaaaaaataaaataaaaaatagtttgGGACATGGACTGTCTTAAAAAAAGAGCTGTTCTAAGGTTTCAGAAGTTACCTGCATGCATTAAGCAAGAAATGGATGACTCCATTTTAGCACCAGAATGCATAAAGGGAGTTCAGGAATAAGGAGGATATatctttgattaaaaaaataaataattggtATTTAAAAATATGCCCAAAACTCAGGAACTCAAAGTCTTAATTTTACCAAATTGATATGAGAATTTTTCATACTAACCAATGTCTGTACTGCCCTAGAAATTAGTTTCTTCTCAGTGAAAGTGGCTTCTTAAGCTGGATTTCACTGAGCCCGGAAGCTGTAAAAGCATTCCAACAAAATTAGGTTAAGCAATGACAAACTTGCTCAACACTGTATTTATGTAGTACAAAAACATGGGTACAGATACAAATTAGATGATCATTTTCATCATTAAcatattaaaaacatgttaaatgacTAACAGAAACCGAAGGattcattttttaaagtaaaacgAAGAAACATATTATGGGGAACGATTTATTGAGAAACAACAGAGGTTTCAAACTTATAAAAATCAGGTTATTGAACAATGTTCTCTCTTATTGATAAAATAGGTATACATTGACACAAAAGCTGTCTAAAGTAATTTTGATGGCACAACAAAGAAGCTTTACAGGTAGGTAggtcaattttttatttaaaaaaggtaaatCAAAACAAAAGAATATTTCTAAATTTGAAACAAATTGTCTATTTAATAAATCGACTGGTTTTGTCACCGAAAATAAATGGCAAATGCCAACTAAGCCCATCTAAtattcctctccttcctcttcttcgtCAAAGGAATCAATCCCAACCTCTTCATAATCCTTCTCCAGGGCAGCCATATCTTCTCTGGCTTCTGAGAACTCTCCCTCCTCCATGCCCTCCCCAACATACCAGTGGACAAAGGCTCTCTTGGCGTACATGAGGTCAAACTTGTGGTCGAGACGGGCCCAGGCCTCAGCGATGGCTGTGGTGTTGCTCAGCATGCACACAGCTCTCTGCACCTTGGCCAGGTCTCCTCCAGGAACTGCAGTTGGAGGCTGATAGTTGATGCCCACCTTGAAGCCTGTGGGGCACCAGTCTACAAACTGGATGCTGCGTTTGGTCTTGATGGCTGCAATGGCCACATTGACATCTTTGGGCACCACATCACCACGATACAGCAGACAGCAGGCCATGTATTTACCATGACGAGGATCACACTTCACCATCTGATTGGATGGCTCAAAGCAGGCGTTTGTGATCTCAGCCACTGACAGCTGCTCATGGTAGGCTTTCTCTGCAGAGATGACTGGAGCATAAGTGGCCAGAGGGAAGTGGATACGAGGGTAAGGCACCAAGTTGGTCTGAAACTCTGTCAGGTCAACATTCAGGGCTCCATCAAAGCGAAGTGAGGCTGTGATGGAAGAGACTATCTGGCTGATGAGCCTGTTCAGGTTGGTGTATGACGGGCGTTCAATATCGAGGTTCCTGCGGCAGATGTCGTAGATGGCCTCGTTGTCCACCATGAAGGCACAGTCGGAGTGCTCCAGGGTGGTGTGGGTGGTCAGGATGGAGTTGTAAGGCTCTACTACAGCTGTGGAAATCTGGGGGGCCGGGTAGACAGCAAACTCAAGCTTAGACTTTTTGCCAAAGTCAACAGAGAGTCTCTCCATCAGCAGGGAGGTGAAACCTGAGCCAGTGCCTCCACCAAAGGAGTGGAAGACCAGGAAGCCTTGGAGACCCGTGCACTGATCAGCCTACAGATACAGAGAAACAATGATAAAGCCTGGATAAAAACAGTAATGCAAAGCATTACTTCACACTGCTTAATACTTAGGTGTACGaccataaaataaaaaggaaatctaCAGTATCTTCACAGATCTGCATAAAGGTTTCATACATGCAACCTGTAGTCCCTTTCAAAAGGCTGCTCAGGCCCATTCTGCATCCACTTTTATTCAGCACTAGTAGCAGTGTGAGCTTCCATTCTATAACATGGCTAAATATACTGCAGAGTGAGGTCTGCAGTTCTGACGGTTTTCTGTGAAAATGAGCTGTTGACTGTAAGGAGCTCTGTTAGGAGGGCAAaggcagtgtgaatgcaaattatgcaaaaaaaacctACAAGTGCCTTACCAGTTTGCGGATTCTGTCTAGTACAGAGTCAATGATCTCTTTGCCGATAGTGTAGTGTCCACGGGCGTAGTTGTTGGCTGCATCTTCTTTTCCTGAGATCAGCTGTTCCGGGTGAAATAGTTGACGGTACGTTCCTGTGCGCACCTCATCTGGGAAATTAAAAGGACAGAAGCCACAGTTGAGAAAACTAATTCATCCATTATAGAAAACGCTATTAGTGGATAAATAATTTCACATGATCACTGTGACACCTCATTCTCTCACCTAtcaaaacattaatatgaaaatgtgtgttgtttggtaaaataaaaaaaaaggtaaaataagtAAGACACAACTTCATCCTCAAAACAAAGTTCAATATCCTCTATGTTGTGTCAGCTATTGACAATTGGATAAGCAATGTCCGTGGAGAATGATGGATGATTAGATTAACTTCACTCAATTTTCACATCTGTCTTGCACTTATCTATGCCACAAAGGAAAATACTACCATCTTCTGAAATTGCTGACATCTAAGAACATAACAAGCTCCACGTGATAACACTACTGACCAATGACAGTGGGTTCCAGGTCAACAAAGATCGCTCTAGGGACGTACTTCCCAGCCCCAGTATCACTGAAGAAGGTGGTGAAAGAGTCGTCGTGGCCTCCCACCGGCTTGCAGTCGGGCATCTGGCCGTCTGGCTGGATGCCGTGTTCCAGACAGTAAAGCTCCCAGCAGGTGTTCCCCATCTGGACCCCAGCCTGGCCTACATGAACAGAGATGCATTCACGctggaagagaggaagaggagaagttGAAAAGGGGggcagagaaaaggagagaagggAAATACAGTGGAGGGAAGATAAAGTGGCAATGCAGGGAAGGTAAAGGGTTGCATACTCTTCGAAACTGTGTTGTTCTTTTCCAGTGAGCTAAGAGCTTTAAACATAGTGAAGGGATTTTTGCTTTGCAGAATTTTATTGGCAAATTGTATCATAATCAGATTTTACACAAACGCTACAGTTGTAGGGATCCAAAGGAGTCATTTAGAAACTCCGCCACTAGGTGGAAGCAAAGAGATATATAGGGGGAAGAAGGTTCAAGTCGAAAGAACAAGCAAAACGGATTTGCTGCAGAGTCACTGCAGGAAATCTGTAGTGTAATCTCTCTAAATAAATAGTCAACAATCAGAGATTTtgtcccctcccccccttctctttccctttttgggcttttccgcctttaaacgataggacagctaggtgagaaaggggagcgAGAGGGACACGACACGCAGGAAAtagtcacaggtcggactcgaaccctggacttCTGCGTCGAGGTATAAGCCTcgcagtatatgtgcgcctgctctacccactgaatcAACCCAGCCACAACTGTCCCTTTAAAATATCACGTAGTCTGGGACTGTGTTAGCAATGTTGGGAATCAATATGACCGACTGTTTTATGGAAATACtggattttttaaatcaatgtgATGAAAATCCTTGATTTGTCTGGTATCCAATTTGCTGGATTAGGCTAAATCAACATTCCTGTCTGGTTAGTATTTTCCCCAAAAGTTGTCAATTGATTTCCCAGAAtaggaatataaaaaaaagacatacagAAGATTTTATCCATATCACCCACCCctagttcagaatgtttaaaaaaaaaaaaaaaaaaaaaaaatgtccatcacaagTTACCTGAAGTCTGTCTTAACATTGTTAACTGCTAACATTGTAATTGTTCAATTAATAAAATGAACCAGAGAAAAGCAAGCATCGTAAAAACATCTTCCTGTTACTTTATTCACCCGATCAGACCTATGGATCAGACAGACAAGAGAAGGTGCTGGTGGGCAAGGGCTGGGGAGCAGTATAGGTGGAGGGTATAATAGGAATGACCCTGTAATGTATGTTGTTTATCAACAAGAAGTTTTATGATATATTCAATACTATAATATAAGCTATATAAAGCAAAGGTGATCCTACCCAGACTGGCCTGGGTTTCCAAGTTAGCAGAGCTCTTTGCAGCAGCTATTTTAGGTTCTTCATACTAACCTGACACCTAGCAGCAAAGGCTCAGTTACTGTTTCAGTAAACACTGACTGGCAGTCCCCAAAATAGTGATCACGCAGGGTTAAACTTTACACTCGATCTGCTTTTAATGTTAAAGTTGAAAATGATAAATGTAAAAGGCAAAATGTATGTATCGTGATTTTTAAAAAtcaattctttcttttttttgtatttttaccaatgattcacctaaatattttctgtttttacggTACCGCtgacggcgactacatcatatccattTTCTGACTGAAACCAGAAAATACATGtgatgtacttctttacaaattaaataaatgtcagactgacaaaactgagaaaagaaaaaaataagcttTTAGAAATGTTTCATGATCTTGATATCTTGTgtaagtgtattattcaacttttgtttttgttaaagaaggaaaataaaatcacaatactcaatactattgaATCGCAATACTTTTAGAaccgcaataaatgaaaatcgtaatacaaatcgaatcggcacccatgtatcgtgaaagaatccaatcgggacaaaagcatatcgtcccagccctaatatttTCAGTCAAAATTAGGTTGTTCACTGAATGCTGCGATATTATTTTTCATCACCACAAGCATAAAGGAACAGTAAATATTTCAAGACAAAGTACACTCAAACCAAACTTCTCCTGTCCCTGTAACCTGTTGGGGTGTGTCTGTAATTTGCCGTAAACAAGGGCCTGCCTGAGCCCACACAGACTTGAGATTCCAGTTTTGTTGGTCACTAAAACTAAAAGTctacagagagcgagagagaggaaaagtcaACAAGATAGAAACAAAAGAGCAATCAATTTGTTAAAAGCTTTTTCAGGTCAGCAGACACGGGAGTAGAGATCCCTTAATACCCCATCATCAAAGTGCAATCTGCTTCTATAACACGAAAACAGACATAATCTACCATAAAGTCAAGGTGAGGATAGATGAATATGATTTCATGGAATCTTGTCAAGAGACCCAAACTGCCATGTATTTAGTTTATTATGATGTGTATGAAACCATGCTCCAAGAGCAAAAGCAGACATATTAATTCATCTTTCCATTTTGTACGTTTACATGCTGCTTGAATGCTGACTTTGTTATTtagtttattctttattttctttttcatttggtCGACTATTCGGTCTGACAGCTTAGTCTAGATCAGGATGTGTCTACAGGCCAGACTGATATCATACTTGGAATGGATATTCATGGCACTTTGAGGATGATTCATCATGATTTTGGAGACCCTATCCATTTGTAGCACCACCATCAGCCAGAAATTTGTCACCCACAGCAGTGTCAACTTTGGATCTAACAAGTGAatgtgcatgtatttatttattgtggaTATTAATGACTATTGTGATGATCATTTGACCTTTCTTCTGTTGCCACCCTCAGACCGAAATCCCCCAAAGAGTTGTGCGAtgtgttttaattttgattGACTTGCAGTGAAGCTCACACTGGTAGTAGGCACCTTGCTGTGTGTGCATTCTCAAAGTAAAAAACTGTGAATCCATTTCATGCTCTATTTGGCTAAATGAGTACACTTTCCTCTTGTGCCTTAGATAGCCCCATTGATTCTGATAAATAATAGATAACCCCTAGGTATTTCCTGTGGTGATGCCCTAGTCTTAATCAATGTGTACCAACCTGATAAGCCCTCACTGGCTGACTATTCTACATCTGTGTTACCCTTCAGGCAAAAAAGGCAACATGCTAAAGATGGatgaaaaaagtttaaatgtgctataggcAGCTAGGTCAGGCAATACAAGACTAGAACCACCATTGCACGTAATATACAGAATCCGACTGTTAAGACAGGGATAGCCTCCCTTTTGAATTTAGTGCTATCATGACAAGTCCTTTGTAGGCTACAACAAGCACGGATTCTGCCAATTCTAAAAACATCTTGCACAAAGTGTGGGGCAGCCGTGTGAGTTCACTTATGATCCTGGGTCTACTTTCTTTATGCATATGTTATTTAGTGTCACTGGTCAGGTTAAATATAATTTGTATAGCTTTATACCATGCATTTAGTGTAGCtcttgatatttaaaaaaaacaacattaacaATATAGGAACTTAATGGATCAGAATATTTGATCAGGGCAGGTATACTGTAGGAGTGTACTTACAATGTACACAATATCATTTGGTTTTATAAGGACTCACCACTGACAATGCTAACACTCTGTTTATACAACACTGTGCAAACAGAACatgttgcctgtgtgtgtgtgtgtgtgtgtgtgtgtgtgtgtgtgtgtgtgtgtgtgtgtgtgtgtgtgtgtgtgtgtgtgtgtgtgtgtgtgtgtgtgtgtgtatgtgtatgtgtgctagTTCAATTCCTGAAACAAGACACAAGACTAAAAAAGGGATTACAATCACCTTACCCAGTAACATCCCAATTACATACACTGCATTTGGCAGGGATTAGCCTACAGTCCCATTTTACTATGACAACATGTGTCTTTGCTTTCTACCATATGGAAGCTACTTTTAAATTGTTGTTGGAAGTTGAAGAAGCCCAGCCCACTGTTAGAACTTTACCGTGACTGTTTGAATTTGGAGGGAAAAGATGATGTCTTACCCTGGAGAAACACTAGTCTCAATCTGAGCTGACTTGTTGATAGACTCATTATGAAACACACCTACATTCCTTGccgatgtgtgtgtatgtatgtatgtatgtatgtatgtatgtatgtatgtatgtatgtatgtatatacatatatataataaaatgctATTAAAAGATCATCTCTCACTTCATATAAAAATACTGAACTATTgatattttataataaaataaatgcaaaacaaaaacaaaatcacactATATCAACTATGTTTGATTATGTTGGTCTCTGTGATCATCCCCACCTGCTCACACAGGTCAGCAACCAGCTCAGCGCTACTGCCAGTCATGACTCTATTTCTGTCACAAGAGTCCTGCTACAGGAAGGCGCAGAGGGGGCAGATCCGAGGAGTTGCTACATCGCACCACATTGAAAACGCTGAAGATTCACTGACGCACTTTGTAAACTAGCCCGGGAGCCAGACGAATCTGCGAGCTCGTTCCATTTGCTCTGGCAGATATAGGTCTACGATATAATGCGCATTTGCGA
This window encodes:
- the LOC120570072 gene encoding tubulin alpha chain-like; translation: MRECISVHVGQAGVQMGNTCWELYCLEHGIQPDGQMPDCKPVGGHDDSFTTFFSDTGAGKYVPRAIFVDLEPTVIDEVRTGTYRQLFHPEQLISGKEDAANNYARGHYTIGKEIIDSVLDRIRKLADQCTGLQGFLVFHSFGGGTGSGFTSLLMERLSVDFGKKSKLEFAVYPAPQISTAVVEPYNSILTTHTTLEHSDCAFMVDNEAIYDICRRNLDIERPSYTNLNRLISQIVSSITASLRFDGALNVDLTEFQTNLVPYPRIHFPLATYAPVISAEKAYHEQLSVAEITNACFEPSNQMVKCDPRHGKYMACCLLYRGDVVPKDVNVAIAAIKTKRSIQFVDWCPTGFKVGINYQPPTAVPGGDLAKVQRAVCMLSNTTAIAEAWARLDHKFDLMYAKRAFVHWYVGEGMEEGEFSEAREDMAALEKDYEEVGIDSFDEEEEGEEY